CGGGACATCCGACGTGGCCGGCGAACTGCACTACAACGCCCATGCCGACCGGCCGTACCTCGAGGCGACGCTGACGAGCCGCACCACCCGCATCGAGGACGTGTGGCCCGAGCGCGAACAACCCTCCGCCCCGTCGGAGGGCGGGAAGGCCGACGACGACTCCCCGCCGCTGCGCGACTTCGACGGCGAGGTGACGTTGCTCGTGCGATCGCTGCACGTGTCCGGCCTGCCCCCGCTCAGCCAGGTGCGCGTGAAGGCCCACCTCGACGACGGCCTGCTCGACCTGTCGCCGGTGCAGTGGCAGCTCGCGGGCGGCCAGGCCCAGGGCCTCGCGGTCTACGACACGCGCCAGCGGCCCGCCACGCTGCGCGCCGAACTCGCGTGGCGCAACCTGCGGCTCGAACAGCTGCTGCCGCCACTGCCCGACGACGGCGAGGCCACGGGCCCGGTCTCGGGCGAGTTCAAGCTCACGAGCCACGGCGCCTCGGCCCGCACGCTGCTCGCGAACGCCACCGGGCGTGCGACCGCGCTGCTCAAGGGCGGCCGGCTGTCGGCGGGCCTCGACGCGCGCCTCGCGCTGAACGGCGGCAAGCTGCTGCGGGCCGCGATGGGCGGGCCGGCGGACGTGCCCATCCTGTGCGCGCGTGCCGACGTCCAGCTGAAGGACGGGCAGGGCGAGGTCTTCCCGCTGCTGCTGGACACGGCGCAGACCCGCATCGACGGCCGCGGCCGCGTCGACCTCGCGAAACGCCACGTCGACCTGCTGCTCACGCCACGGCCGAAGCAGACGGCGCCACTCTCGCTCGACCGCTCGCTGCACGTGACCGGCACGCCCGACAAGTTCGACGTGGCGCTCGTGAAGCAGGAGGCCATCGAGCCGCAGGTGGCCTGCGACGCGCCGGCGGCGGTCAAGCCGCGCTGATCCGCCCGGACAGCACCTCGACCAGCAGCCTCCCCTTCGCGAAGGTCTCGTCGAGTTCGGACTGCGGCAGCGAGTCGGCCACCACCGCACCGCCCACCTGCACCATCACCCGCCCGCCGGCGATCACCGCGGTGCGGATCACCACCGACAGGTCCATCGCGCCCGACGCGTCGAGGTAGCCGATGGCCCCCGCGTACGGGCCGCGCCGCACGGGCTCCAGCGACTCGATGATCTCCATCGCCCGCACCTTCGGCGCCCCGGTCATCGAGCCGGGCGGCCAGCAGGCACGCAGCAGATCGGCGGCACCCAGGCCCTCGCGCAGGCGGGCTCGGATGGTCGACACCATCTGCCAGACGCTCGGGTGCGGCTCGATCTCGAACAGGCGCTCGACCGCGACGCTGCCGGTGTCGGCGACGCGGCCCAGGTCGTTGCGCATCAGGTCCACGATCATCACGTTCTCGGCGCGGTCCTTCACGCTGGCGGCGAGGTGGTCGCGGCGGGCCTCGTCGTCCGCGGGGTCCGCGCCGCGCGCGAGCGTGCCCTTGATCGGACGGGCCACCACGTCGCGGCCGGACAGCTTGAGGAAACGCTCGGGCGAGACACTCGCGATCGCGAGGTCCGCGCTCTCCAGGTAGGCCGAGAACGGCGCCGGGTTCGCCGCGGTCAGCCCCGTGTAGAGCGCCCAGGGGTCGCCGTCGAACGCGCCTTCGAGACGGTGCGACAGGTTGGCCTGGAAGATGTCGCCCGCGGCGATGTAGTCGAGCACCCGCTGCACGTCGGCGAGGTACGTGGCCGGCGGCGTGCGCGAGACGAGCGGCGCCGCCTGGAAGGCGCCGGGCGCGGGGTCCGGTCCGGCGGCGCGCTCGCGGGTCTCGGCCCACACGGCCTCGCGGCCGGCGGCACCGGTCCAGTCCCAGTGCGTGGTGGCGTCCCACCAGCGGTCCGCCGCGTGGTCGTAGGCCAGCACGTGGTCGCACAGGTGCAGGCGCAGCCGGGGCAGGGCGG
This genomic stretch from Piscinibacter gummiphilus harbors:
- a CDS encoding AsmA family protein, with the translated sequence MTRPGPKTLTFLGLAAAVAGLAFAWDWNWFRGPLERHLAEQSGRAVHIGDLHVAFDRGLDPTVRLRDLHIDNAPWARATAGKPFAKAGEVAFTFAWRSLIERRPVVSHLLLVDADVSLERRADGLRNWRLRNPDDRGPGKFKFLRLEAHQSRLRFAHEGIGLDVRTAATDLPPAAAPLTSRIAFEGTWREAPFTGSADTSRVLTFLETGEAFSLRGHGQSGKTRLDADGQVTDLFKLDGVEADLTLSGPSLADVRRLLPQAWPETAAYTARARLSKATDQWHFTDVRADVGTSDVAGELHYNAHADRPYLEATLTSRTTRIEDVWPEREQPSAPSEGGKADDDSPPLRDFDGEVTLLVRSLHVSGLPPLSQVRVKAHLDDGLLDLSPVQWQLAGGQAQGLAVYDTRQRPATLRAELAWRNLRLEQLLPPLPDDGEATGPVSGEFKLTSHGASARTLLANATGRATALLKGGRLSAGLDARLALNGGKLLRAAMGGPADVPILCARADVQLKDGQGEVFPLLLDTAQTRIDGRGRVDLAKRHVDLLLTPRPKQTAPLSLDRSLHVTGTPDKFDVALVKQEAIEPQVACDAPAAVKPR
- the pabB gene encoding aminodeoxychorismate synthase component I, translated to MPKLTPRIVPLDLTASPQAVCARLRGRGDAVLLESSKAMPGLSGWSCVAGPPVATLETGEQETTLRRADGVLLDTWRDPFDALRAVLGRIAHGVPHAVPFAGGLAGFIGYDLARHVERLPVIAAADPALPRLRLHLCDHVLAYDHAADRWWDATTHWDWTGAAGREAVWAETRERAAGPDPAPGAFQAAPLVSRTPPATYLADVQRVLDYIAAGDIFQANLSHRLEGAFDGDPWALYTGLTAANPAPFSAYLESADLAIASVSPERFLKLSGRDVVARPIKGTLARGADPADDEARRDHLAASVKDRAENVMIVDLMRNDLGRVADTGSVAVERLFEIEPHPSVWQMVSTIRARLREGLGAADLLRACWPPGSMTGAPKVRAMEIIESLEPVRRGPYAGAIGYLDASGAMDLSVVIRTAVIAGGRVMVQVGGAVVADSLPQSELDETFAKGRLLVEVLSGRISAA